GGTGGTGAAGGGGTATCTGAAAAAGTCGGTAGAGAGGTAGAAACGGTATGCTCCCTCTGCGCCTTGTAGGTGTCACCACCACCCTCCTCCTCGTGTTCGCGACGAAAGGCCACATGTCCCAGGTCCATCCCAAGTTCCAGACATTGGAATCCATCACCACCGCCTCGACGCACATCGTGACGGCACGCCCCCACGTGGACGAGACCTACCGGAAACATCCGGAACTGGCTGCCAAGTTGTCGGACGCGGACCGGAAAAAGATCCCCAACTACCGGGTGGAATCGGTGCTGCGCGGTGGCAAGGATCTGAAAGCAGGCGATCTGATCCATGTGGGAGGCGCCAACGAATCCTTCCACAGGGCGATGGACAATACCCATCGCAAAGGCCTGCCGATGCCGTCGGTCTCGTTGCCCTACTACCAACCCTCCGCAGCGCGCAAAGCGGAAGATCCGGCGATCCTATTTCTGACAGATATTGACATCAGCCAGCGCACCTTCCGATTCTTCTGCGAGAACGCGGCGGAATCGATCGATTCGGTGGAGGTGGTGAAGGGGTATGCGAAGAAAGCAGAGCAGAAGTAGACGCCAGAAACTGTCTTTTCCGGCTTGGAGGCTAGTCCTCCACGCACCGCAGGGAATAGCCGTAGATCTTGGAATAGGACGTCACGCCGAGATTCGGATCTCTGTCGAGCATTTCCCCGGTCCAAGCGTAGGAGCTCCCACTTTCCGTTGCCGTCCACCAATTGCCACCCGTGCCGATCCCCTGTGCCGCTCCTCCGAACAGATAACCACCTGCCAAGGCACGGAACCCAAAGACATCCGTCCCGTTCCGAGCCCAGCCACCGATCGATCTCAACGTCATTCCGTCTTGCCCACTGCCCGCGTTCGCTTCCTTCTTCAGGTCGGACCATTCCATGCTGCTGGGCACATGCCAACCACTGGGACAGATCCCTTGGACCCCACTTGGACTTGCCGTACTCGATTCTTCGCCTGCCATCACTTCGGTCCAGGTGTAGAGACGCCCGTATTTCGCACATGAATCCGGGCTGTTCCCATAGCATGCGCCAATGCGCGTGGTTGTTCCTGGGAAATCCAGATTTTCGGCCATCCAATTCCGTTTCCCGATCGATACGGTCCGATAGATTCGACCATTTCTCGGATCAGGAAAGCTGCCGTAGCTGATCGATGGATTCCAGGGGCTTGTCGAGGAGACTGGAACTCCGATCTCGTACCAGGCACTGGTCACACGACTTTGCTGGTCGCCTTTTTCGGCGAAGGCACGGATGACTGCGCTGCCGAGAACCTCGACCGGCGAGCTGTACACCGCGGAAGATCTCGTAGGCAGGCTGCCATCTGTGGTGTAGTGGATGATCGTTCCATCGGTGAAGCCGACCAACTTCACCGATTGCGCCGAAGCGTAGGTTCCACCCACCGGATCGAAGGATGGCGCAGGCAACGAATCACCATACGTCGATTTCCCTCCATTGCCGGAGCCGAGCGAGCCATCGTCGCATGAAAGAAAGCCGGCGACGGCGCAAATGCTTGCAAGGGTTGCAACAGATCGATTCATGGGAGGCGCTTTCCTTGCCAGGTCGTGGGGATCGAAGACGATCGCTTCCGAGCAAGATAGCTGGAATCCACTCTTCGAGCCAATACCGTTGGGCTCGAACCAACCTCCTCCACCGCAGGTACCTGCGATCATCGAAGGAACCCGACCCCCAAGGAAGCGAACACGCCCCGGTGGGAAACCAACGGCAAATCGATCCGCCTCCAGAGAATCTGTCACAAGCTCCTAGCGACTGCGGAGCCGCTCCTTGGACGCGGAATCCGCGATCCGTGCCGTGACGGCGATGGGTGAAAAAGCCGCACGACCTCGAACTTTGGACCTTGAGGGAATGCGCACCCTCACCATGGAAACCCGTCTTCCCGGACTTCCCGAGCAATTTTTCCCCTTCTTCTCGGATGCGCGGAATCTGTCCCGGATCACCCCGTCCGAGCTCGGATTTCGCATCCTCACGCCTGGCCCCATCGCCATGTCCGCAGGCACCCTCATCGACTACCGGATCGGGCTGTGGGGACTGCCCATGCGCTGGCGCACGCGCATCGCCACCTGGAACCCACCACGCGCATTCTCCGACGAGCAGATCCGGGGTCCCTACAAGCGCTGGTTCCACACCCACACCTTCGCGCCGGACGGCAACGGTGGAACCATCATGACGGATTCCGTCGAGTTCGCCCTGCCTCTGGAACCGCTTTCGCTCCTCGTCCGACCGATGGTCGAGTGGCAGGTGCGGCGCATCTTCCTGTTCCGCGACCGGGCCCTGCGCGAGGCGTTGGGACTGCCAACGGCTTCGCCCCCTCCCGATATCCGCATCACCACGGCCTGATCGGTGGACGGGATTCCCGACGAGGAGGAATCTCCGAGATTCCGTCTCATTGTTCTACGAAATAAGCACCCCTGGTCCATTTCGAAAGCTCCTCGCGGATCCTAACGTTCTCCTCCATGGAACGCCCCGAAGCTTTCTCGTACAACGATTTCCGGAAATTCCTGGAGGACTGGCAGAGCTGGCGCCAGGTGGAGGACCCGAGATTCTCTCGCACGGAATTCGTGCGACGGCTGGGACTTCCCAAGACGCGTTCGTTCTTCACCGATCTGTTGCGGGGCAAGCACCTGACCACCACCTTCGTGGAACGGATGCTGCAGGTCATGGATCTTCCCAAGGAAGAAGCCCAATTCTTCCGCGCCCTGGTAAAATTCAACCAGGCGGAAAACAGCCAGGAACGCGAGCTCTACTACGAACAGTTGGTGGCCCTGAACCGATCGCCCCGCACCTTTCTCGATCCCGATTCCTTCTCCTACTACAAGGACTGGCGCAACGCCGCCCTGCGCAACGCGCTGGACCTGATTGACTGGGACGGCACGAACCCCGCCGCACTGGGCCGGAAGTTCAGTCCGCGCCTCACCCCCGGCGAGGTCCGGAAGTCGTTTTCCGTCCTGCGCGAACTGGGCATGGTGGCGAAGAACGCCGACGGCCACTGGAAGCCCGCGGCGCGGACACTCTCCAGCGGAGACGGACGCACCGACGAGGCCATCCGCCAGCACCAGCTCCAATGCCTGGAACTGGCCGGGGCTTCGCTCCTGGAGAAGCTCCCGCCGGGGGAGCGCGACACCTCAACGCTTTTTGTCACGGTTTCCGACGAAGCGCACTCCCTGTTGCGGCGACGCCTGGAGAAGTTCCGCGCGGAGATCCGCTCCATCGTGCACAAGGACACCCTCCCGGCCACCCGTCTTCTGCACATCGACCTTTTCCTGCAGCCCCTGATCCGAACGGAGAACCCATGAATCGCCATTTTCTGTCCATCCTGGTCGCGGCCCTTTCCGGATCGTGGCTCGCTTCCTGCGAGGCGCAGAAGTCGACGGGCACGGCCGACGAGACCAACGCTTCGGCGGCGCGCCTGCTGGATTCCGCCGGTGCTCCCGTGTCCGGAGCGAACCTCCTGGTGTTCCGTCCCCAGGACACCACGGGTCGACCCGTCACCACCGGCCTGACCCAGGAAGACGGCTCCTACGATCTTCCGACCGTCCCCGACGGGATGTACCGCATGGTGGCGCGTGTTCCCAGCGGCAAGATCGCGGTGCAGGACTCCGTCTATACCAACAAGGGGCGGCTCCAGGTTCGCACCGACACCATCCGCACCCCGGGTACGCTGGCGGGCGTGGTCCGGATGGTCGGCGACGACAACCCACAGGCCGTGGAGGTTTCGGTGCTGGGTTCCGACCAGTCGGTGGTGAACGTGAAGGCGGATGGGACCTATCGCCTGGAAGGCCTGGGCGCCGGGACCTGGAAACTCAAGTTCTCCACGCAACTTACAGGTTACGCCAACACCTACGTGATCGTTCGTTCCAAGGCCACCGTGGGTATGCAGGTGGATACCGTCGACCTGACCTACATCGGGATCCCGCCGGTCCGGAACCTGAAGGCGATCATGGACTACCCACGCAACGGCTTGAAGCTGGTGTGGGAGGTTCCACCTGGCACTCCTCCCGTGAGGGATTTCCTGGTCCAGTCGGCGATCGGGTCGGAAACCCCCTACGACCGAGGCTCCACGGACAGCACGGAATTCGAGGATCGCTTCTCCACCTACTTCGCACCGCGTTCCATCCTCTACTACGTGCGGATCCGCACCATGGAAGGGACGCTGGGGAGGGTCGCCTACCTGAAGGTGAATTACGACAATCCGAAAATGGATTCGCTCAGACGCGTGGACTCGCTGATCAACGCGGATTCCGTCGCTTTGCGGCGCAAGCTTTGGGATTCCCTTGCCCGAGTGGACAGTCTGCGGCGATCCGATTCCACCAACACGTTCCACCGCGACAGCATCGTTCCGACCCAGCATGCGATCGATTCGATCCGGCGGCAGGAAACCCTCGATTCGCTGCATCGCCGCATCGAGATGGATCTGTGGCTTCTGGGCGATTCGAGCAAGGCCGCACGGGATTCCACCGGATGGGACACGGTCTCGCTGAGAAGGGACCTGCAAAGGACCCGAAATCTTTTCGACAGCCTGCAGGCCGCTCCCTTGGCGGAGGGTTCCCGGCCTCGGTATCCAGTCCGACTCGCCGTGCAGAAGCCCGCAATGGAACCACGGAGACGACAATTCCTGTTCCGCCGCGAAGAGGTCGACGCGTAGAGTCCATTGCCCCGCGCCAGCCACCCGTAGGGCCGAGGCCGGTTCACCGGCCGTAGGGACAACCCTCGGGTTGTCCGAGGGCGAACGCCCGAGCCCCCAGGACGGCGACCCCGGCCCATACCCCGACCGCAGGCAACAGGCCCGGGGTGGCGCCCAAGAATCGAAAATCCCCCATTGGCAGTAAATTGGAGAAGGGAGCGATCCCTCCGCGGATCGAAACCGACCACTTGCTCCATCGATCGAGGTTCGGATGGCCGATTCCACCACCATGCCAAAAGCGTTCGCAGGGGGACTCCTGCTGGCGATCCTGACAGGATTCGGACACGCCGCGCTCCAGGTCCCCGCTTCCGACCCACTGGCCTCCTGGCAGGCCCGGACGCTGGGGCCCCAGACCGGATACCGCGACGTGGGCTGGTCGGCTTCCAGGGTCTCCCTGCGCTTTTCGGGAACGGGCCTGCGAGCGAGGATCGACACCGGACGGACCTGGTGGAACCTGACCCTGGACGGCCAGCCAACCGTCGCGCTGCGCCCTTCCCGCTCGGACACCCTGGTTCTGGCTTCAGGTCTTGCGGAGGGCATCCACGAGGTCACCCTGGCCAAGAGGACCGAACTCTTCGTGGGCTCGGCTCGGATCCACGAATTCCTGATTGAAGGCGCGAATCCCCGGTTGCATCAAACGACACCAGGCCCGTCCCTGGGAATCGAATTCGTGGGCAATTCCATCACCTGCGGCTACGGGGTCCATGCGCCCGACCCCGGCGGCGGCTTCCAGGACTCCACCGAAGACGCAGAAGCCACCGCCTACGCACGCGCCGCGCGCGCCCTGGGCGCCGAGTTCCGCGTGGCCTGTTATTCCGGATACGGCGTGTATCGCGACCTTCGCTCCCAACCGAACACCCTGCCAGGCATCTACGACCTCGCCGACCCCAACCAATCCGGTGTGTGGGACCACTCGAAATGGCATCCCGACATCGTCGTGGTCAATCTGGGAACCAACGACTACGCCCGCGGCATCCCCGATTCCGCGGCATTTTCCAATGCCTACGCCG
This DNA window, taken from Fibrobacterota bacterium, encodes the following:
- a CDS encoding SRPBCC family protein, coding for MRTLTMETRLPGLPEQFFPFFSDARNLSRITPSELGFRILTPGPIAMSAGTLIDYRIGLWGLPMRWRTRIATWNPPRAFSDEQIRGPYKRWFHTHTFAPDGNGGTIMTDSVEFALPLEPLSLLVRPMVEWQVRRIFLFRDRALREALGLPTASPPPDIRITTA
- a CDS encoding TIGR02147 family protein; translation: MERPEAFSYNDFRKFLEDWQSWRQVEDPRFSRTEFVRRLGLPKTRSFFTDLLRGKHLTTTFVERMLQVMDLPKEEAQFFRALVKFNQAENSQERELYYEQLVALNRSPRTFLDPDSFSYYKDWRNAALRNALDLIDWDGTNPAALGRKFSPRLTPGEVRKSFSVLRELGMVAKNADGHWKPAARTLSSGDGRTDEAIRQHQLQCLELAGASLLEKLPPGERDTSTLFVTVSDEAHSLLRRRLEKFRAEIRSIVHKDTLPATRLLHIDLFLQPLIRTENP
- a CDS encoding chitobiase/beta-hexosaminidase C-terminal domain-containing protein, encoding MPAPSFDPVGGTYASAQSVKLVGFTDGTIIHYTTDGSLPTRSSAVYSSPVEVLGSAVIRAFAEKGDQQSRVTSAWYEIGVPVSSTSPWNPSISYGSFPDPRNGRIYRTVSIGKRNWMAENLDFPGTTTRIGACYGNSPDSCAKYGRLYTWTEVMAGEESSTASPSGVQGICPSGWHVPSSMEWSDLKKEANAGSGQDGMTLRSIGGWARNGTDVFGFRALAGGYLFGGAAQGIGTGGNWWTATESGSSYAWTGEMLDRDPNLGVTSYSKIYGYSLRCVED